The following DNA comes from Microbacterium foliorum.
AGATCGGCATCGCGAGGAGCGCACTCGACAACTACGTGACGGGCAAGCGGTCGATCCCGGTTCCCATCGTGTACGCGGTCAGCGCGTCCGTCGGCCTCGCACCCCACATCATGATCGCCCGCGCGGAGGAGCGGTTCCGCTCCGAGGTCGAGCGTGGCGGCGCCACGATCACCCCGCTCCACCCCCGCACCGATGTCAGTGGTCGACGCGAAGATCGATCCGAAGTCGCGTTCGAGTCTCCCCTCGCACACGCCGACGACACCGACGACCTGTACGACTGACGCCCCTGCGATGAGGAGGATGATGGAAGCCCTCCTCCGCCTGCTCGAAGAGAACGGGCTGCACCTGGTCGAACGCCGGGGTCGCAGCCACGGCGGCTACGAACCCCACACGGCGACCATCCGCGTCGCCCCTGGCCTCAGCCGCAGAGCGACCTGCAGCGTGATCGCGCACGAGCTGGCGCACGCCGTGCTCGGTCACGTCCCCACCGCAGATCCGTCGATCCGAGCGCGACAGGAGCGACGCGCCGACGAATGGGCTGCGCGCCTGCTGATCAGCGCCGACGCCTATGCCGAAGCCGAGAGGGTGCGCGGCACCCATCCGGCCAGCCTCGCGTTCGAGTTGGGAGTGACCATCGAGATCGTGACCGCCTACCAGCGACTGCTCCGCCGCGTCGGCGACGCCACGTACGTCAGCGCGACGATGGGCCGAGGCCAATGGGAGCACCGCACACTGACCGCGTGATCCGGCGCTGGGGTGTGGCGCTGATTGAATGGATCCATGACCTTCCGCACCACCCCGGCCCCGATCACGCTCACCGGTCGCCTCGTCGAGCTCTGCCCGTTGGAGACCTCGCATCACGACGGCCTCCTCGATGCGCTGAGCGAAGGCGATCTGTGGAAGCAGGCCTGGTACACCTCGGTGCCCTCTCCCGAGGGTCTCGCCGCCGAGATCGACCGTCGCATCGGCCTGATCGAGAGCGGCGGCATGATCCCCTTCACGGCGTTCGACGCCTCGGGCCGCATCCTCGGTCTCACCTCGTACTACGACCTCGAAGCAGAGGTCCCGCGGCTGCACATCGGCTACACGTGGAACCGCCCGTCGGCGCACGGAACCGGCACCAACGCCGAATCGAAGCTGCTGCTGCTCCGGCACGCGTTCGAAGAACTCGGGGTCTTCAGAGTCGGCTTGACCACGCAGTGGGTCAACTTCCAGTCGCGCGCCGCGATCGAACGCCTCGGCGCGAAGCAGGACGGCGTCATGCGCGCGATCAGCCGATACCGCAACGGCGCGCTGCGCGACAGCGTCGAGTTCTCGATCATCGAGCCGGAATGGCCGGCGGTGAAGGCCAACCTCGAGGCGAGGCTGGCCAGAAGGCGCTGACTATTCGGTGGCGTTGCCCGACCAGTTGTCCTTGCGACGAGTGGCCGAACCGCCCGCACGCATCATGAATGCGATCGACAGGCTGGTGACGAGGAGTCCGCCGATGAAGACGATCGCCTGGAAGTCTTCGAGCGACTGCGCGAGCCCCATGAGCCAGATGCCTCCGAGGAAGAGGATCATGAAGAAGATGAAGCTGAGGATCACGGGATCTCCTAGTCGTAGCGGCCGTCATCCAGGATACCGTCTAGCGCAGACGACCCAGCGACGGAACCCCCTGGGCGTGCGCTCCGGACGGTGATTTCGTGAAGTCATGAGCACACGACTGACCGCCCTCGCCATCTCCTGCACGCTGAAGCCCTCCCCCGCCGAATCGAGCTCCGACCTTCTCGGTTCGCAGATCCTCTCATCGCTCGCCGAGCACGGAGTCACGGGCGAACTCGTTCGCGCCGTCGATCACGTCATCAGTCCAGGGGTCGAGGCAGACATGGGCGGCGACGACGAGTGGCCGGCTCTGCGGGGCAAGGTGCTCGCCGCCGACATCCTCGTGTTTCTGACGCCCACCTGGATGGGCCAGCACTCGAGCGTCGCGCAGCGGGTTCTCGAACGCCTCGACGCCGAGCTGAGCGAGACGGACGACGCAGGACGACCGACGCTCTTCGACAAGGTCGCGATCGCCGGCATCGTCGGCAACGAGGACGGCGCACACCACATCGCCGCGATCCTGTTCCAGTCACTGAACGACGTCGGGTACTCCGTGCCCGCTCAGGCGTCGATCTACTGGAACGGGGAGGCGATGCAGACCGTCGACTACAAGGATCTCGACGAGACCCCCGAGAAGGTCGCACAGGCGACCGCGACCGCGGCGCGCAATGCGGCGCACCTGGCACGCCTGCTCAAGACGGACGGCTACCCGGCCGAGTAGCTCAGGACTTCGAGGTGCTCCCGTCGGCGATCTTCGCCTGCACGTAGTCGTCGATCACGAGCTCCCCGGTCGCGTTGAGGGCGTGCATGATCTCTTCGATCCGCAGCTTCTGGATGACCTGGGGCTCAGCTGAGCTGAAGAGGAACTGCAGGGGGATCGCCGGGTGGATCCATACCGTGACACGCCCAGGATCGCCGCCCTCGGGAGGAAGCCAGGTCATCATGAAGCTCTCCTGGCGACGCAGCTTCGTTCCGACGATGACCTTCAGATGAGCCAGCGTCTCGTCATCGATGAGGATCGGCTCCGATGTGCCGTCATATCGCAGTCTTCCCATGAAGGAAACCGTACCCCGGGGCGCGCGCCATCGTGTACACGCGTGCGCGATCAGGGGCGCCGGAACGTCACGACCTCATCACGGCGCGAGCGTTCGACGCTCAACCCCGCGAGTTCGAGCCGTCGGAAGACCCGGCGCGGCAGCGCGGGCAACTCGCCGGTGCGACCAGGTGGCGGCGCGGCGAGCCCGGCGATCAGCGAGAGGTCGACGCCCGCGCCCCGCACCTCGATGCGGGCGTAGTCCGAGCGGGTTCGCCAGACGAGGTGCTGCAGCTGGCGGAAGGGGATGCGGTGCATCGCCGTCCCCGCGCGGATGCGCAGCTCGTCGTTGCCGAACGCGACACTGCACGAGAGCGTCCGACGGCGCAGCGCCCCTCTGAGCAGCAGATAGACCGGCAGGCCGACGGCGGCACCCATCAGGATGATCACGAGACGGGCGCCGAGGCGCATCACGGTGTCGTCGAACGCGATGAGCAGCGCCGTTGCTGCGACGCCGACGACCAGGACCACCCCGACGATGACGAGAGTCAGCGTGCGCATCCGCAGATCGAGGGCCGAGAACTCCACGCCGGAGCCGTCGCCGCCGTTCTCACGCTCCCACTCGGGCGCAGTGGGAGGCGGTCGCTTCTTCGCATCACGATGCCCGATGAGATCCGTGAGACGCGACAGG
Coding sequences within:
- a CDS encoding helix-turn-helix domain-containing protein, with the translated sequence MKTPGEQFNAAVGRQLRAEIGAAGSSIAAMAREIGIARSALDNYVTGKRSIPVPIVYAVSASVGLAPHIMIARAEERFRSEVERGGATITPLHPRTDVSGRREDRSEVAFESPLAHADDTDDLYD
- a CDS encoding ImmA/IrrE family metallo-endopeptidase, whose translation is MEALLRLLEENGLHLVERRGRSHGGYEPHTATIRVAPGLSRRATCSVIAHELAHAVLGHVPTADPSIRARQERRADEWAARLLISADAYAEAERVRGTHPASLAFELGVTIEIVTAYQRLLRRVGDATYVSATMGRGQWEHRTLTA
- a CDS encoding GNAT family N-acetyltransferase yields the protein MTFRTTPAPITLTGRLVELCPLETSHHDGLLDALSEGDLWKQAWYTSVPSPEGLAAEIDRRIGLIESGGMIPFTAFDASGRILGLTSYYDLEAEVPRLHIGYTWNRPSAHGTGTNAESKLLLLRHAFEELGVFRVGLTTQWVNFQSRAAIERLGAKQDGVMRAISRYRNGALRDSVEFSIIEPEWPAVKANLEARLARRR
- a CDS encoding flavodoxin family protein, with product MSTRLTALAISCTLKPSPAESSSDLLGSQILSSLAEHGVTGELVRAVDHVISPGVEADMGGDDEWPALRGKVLAADILVFLTPTWMGQHSSVAQRVLERLDAELSETDDAGRPTLFDKVAIAGIVGNEDGAHHIAAILFQSLNDVGYSVPAQASIYWNGEAMQTVDYKDLDETPEKVAQATATAARNAAHLARLLKTDGYPAE
- a CDS encoding DUF7882 family protein; the encoded protein is MGRLRYDGTSEPILIDDETLAHLKVIVGTKLRRQESFMMTWLPPEGGDPGRVTVWIHPAIPLQFLFSSAEPQVIQKLRIEEIMHALNATGELVIDDYVQAKIADGSTSKS